Proteins encoded together in one Mycobacterium noviomagense window:
- a CDS encoding LysR family transcriptional regulator: MLFRQLEYFVAVAEERHFARAAEKCYVSQPALSAAIAKLERELDVTLIKRGRSFEGLTPEGERLLVWAKRILAEHDIFRAELRAMQSGEIAGTLRLGTIPTASTTSSLVISSFCSAHPRAKVQIRSQLATSDLYRRLRAFELDAAIAPVAPEESQGLDVVPLYEDRYVFVVPTDMLAEDALTLRWVDAGQYPLALLTPDMRVRQVIDATFAHHGITVSPQVETDSVSTLLAQSASGDRACIVPQTWLWTNLMSAGLRAVELVDPSLETQIAAAVNSKGPRSPLARAFVASAQHLKLGEFFAKRLGGLYRR; this comes from the coding sequence GTGCTCTTCCGGCAGCTGGAGTACTTCGTCGCGGTCGCCGAGGAGCGGCACTTCGCTCGGGCGGCCGAGAAGTGCTATGTGTCGCAGCCCGCGCTCTCGGCCGCGATCGCGAAGCTGGAACGCGAATTGGATGTCACGCTGATCAAGCGCGGACGCAGCTTCGAGGGTCTTACTCCTGAGGGAGAGAGGCTGCTGGTGTGGGCCAAACGAATACTGGCCGAGCACGATATTTTCCGGGCCGAGCTTCGCGCGATGCAGTCCGGGGAAATCGCCGGCACACTCCGGCTCGGGACCATACCGACCGCTTCGACCACATCGTCACTGGTGATTTCGTCATTCTGTTCAGCGCATCCGCGGGCTAAGGTACAAATCCGTTCTCAACTAGCCACCTCCGACTTGTACCGGCGGTTGCGGGCGTTCGAGCTCGACGCCGCCATCGCCCCCGTCGCGCCCGAAGAGAGCCAAGGTTTGGACGTTGTACCGCTCTACGAGGATCGCTATGTATTCGTCGTGCCGACAGACATGCTTGCTGAAGATGCGTTGACACTGCGGTGGGTGGATGCGGGCCAATACCCGCTGGCGCTGTTGACCCCGGACATGCGTGTCCGGCAGGTGATCGACGCGACTTTTGCCCACCATGGCATCACTGTGAGTCCGCAAGTTGAGACCGACTCGGTCTCTACGTTGCTCGCGCAGTCCGCTAGTGGTGACAGGGCGTGCATCGTCCCGCAGACCTGGCTGTGGACCAACCTGATGAGTGCTGGCCTTCGCGCGGTCGAACTCGTCGATCCAAGCTTGGAGACGCAGATCGCCGCTGCCGTTAATTCCAAGGGGCCCCGATCGCCGCTGGCCCGCGCGTTTGTTGCGAGCGCGCAACACCTTAAACTGGGTGAGTTTTTCGCCAAGCGGCTTGGCGGCCTGTATCGGCGCTGA
- a CDS encoding TOBE domain-containing protein — protein MRLSTRNQLKGTITDVDLGNVMAIVKVRLDGGDQVVTSSVTKDAAEDLGLKAGQPATVFIKSTEVTIGVD, from the coding sequence ATGCGATTGTCGACTCGAAACCAGCTCAAAGGGACCATTACCGATGTTGACCTCGGCAACGTCATGGCGATCGTGAAGGTTCGGCTCGATGGCGGCGACCAGGTTGTCACATCCTCGGTCACCAAGGATGCCGCGGAAGACCTCGGTCTGAAGGCGGGTCAGCCTGCGACGGTGTTCATCAAGTCGACGGAAGTAACGATCGGCGTCGATTGA
- a CDS encoding GMC family oxidoreductase translates to MLEEQLSAQDGARFDFVIVGGGTAGCVVAGRLAENPNVNVLIVEAGIGNPWDVELVTTPSLAMEIRGTASDWNYKAMFVNRNVWQRIDKQCTRGRVLGGSSSGNYFSWIPGCKPTFDRWAEYGGQEWSWEPLVPYLRKSATYHCDPKDAKRYPAELEKIGAGGPIPISHADIPELQNFRDALIKAWTSRGLPLTENIYDGEMNGLTHSINSIYQGQRSGSYLFVKDKANITILSETRSKRLIIDYADRTCKGVTVVDASGNERNFYANREVILSQGVFESPKLLMLSGIGPARELAKHGIAVIVDSRHVGQHLLDHPGVPFVLRINDGFGMDDTLIRHGSKYEAAVAAYRKDHSGPIGSGLLEMIGFPRVDEYLEKDPTYREAKAANGGLDPFSPEGQPHFELDFVSMFGSAFQWQYPTPEEGDHLTVMVDLVRPVSEGGEVTLNSADPLVQPNINLNFLADELDIIALREGIRFTYDVVTKGDGFKDLVVSQYPWDMPLDSDELMRTSIQDRVQTSFHPCGTARLSKNIDQGVVDPKLKVHGVNNLRVIDASVTPVIPDCRIQNHVYMIGEKGADMIKDDHKDLFK, encoded by the coding sequence ATGTTAGAGGAACAACTCAGCGCCCAGGACGGAGCTCGCTTCGACTTTGTGATCGTTGGCGGCGGAACGGCGGGTTGCGTCGTCGCCGGCCGTCTTGCCGAGAACCCCAATGTCAACGTCTTGATCGTTGAGGCAGGCATCGGAAACCCCTGGGACGTTGAGCTGGTTACCACTCCGTCACTGGCTATGGAAATCCGCGGCACTGCGTCAGACTGGAACTACAAGGCGATGTTCGTCAACCGGAATGTTTGGCAGCGCATTGACAAGCAATGCACCCGCGGGCGGGTGCTCGGTGGTAGCTCCTCTGGCAACTACTTCAGCTGGATTCCTGGCTGCAAGCCGACCTTTGATCGGTGGGCGGAATACGGTGGGCAGGAATGGAGCTGGGAGCCGCTTGTCCCGTACCTCCGCAAGAGCGCGACCTACCACTGCGACCCCAAGGATGCCAAGCGTTACCCCGCCGAGCTCGAGAAGATCGGTGCCGGTGGCCCCATCCCCATTTCTCATGCCGACATCCCTGAGTTGCAAAACTTCCGCGACGCTCTCATAAAGGCGTGGACGTCGCGTGGGTTGCCCTTGACCGAAAACATTTATGACGGTGAGATGAACGGCCTCACCCATTCGATCAACAGCATCTACCAGGGCCAGCGCTCCGGCAGCTACCTGTTCGTGAAGGACAAGGCCAACATCACGATTTTGTCTGAAACTCGCTCGAAGCGTCTGATCATCGATTACGCCGATCGCACGTGCAAGGGTGTGACGGTCGTCGACGCTAGCGGCAACGAGCGCAACTTCTACGCCAACCGTGAAGTCATCCTGTCCCAAGGGGTCTTCGAGAGCCCTAAGCTGCTGATGCTCAGCGGTATCGGTCCTGCCCGCGAGTTGGCTAAGCACGGTATCGCCGTGATTGTCGACTCTCGCCACGTCGGCCAGCACCTGCTTGACCACCCCGGAGTGCCCTTCGTGCTGCGCATCAACGACGGCTTCGGTATGGACGACACCCTTATACGCCATGGTTCCAAGTACGAAGCTGCTGTTGCCGCCTACCGGAAGGACCATTCCGGACCCATCGGCTCGGGTCTGCTGGAAATGATCGGTTTCCCCCGCGTCGACGAGTACCTGGAGAAGGACCCCACTTACCGCGAGGCCAAGGCCGCCAACGGCGGGCTCGACCCGTTCTCTCCGGAGGGACAGCCGCACTTCGAACTCGATTTTGTCTCGATGTTCGGCAGTGCGTTTCAGTGGCAATACCCGACCCCCGAGGAAGGTGACCACCTCACGGTGATGGTTGACCTGGTCCGACCGGTGTCCGAAGGCGGTGAGGTGACACTCAACAGCGCCGACCCGCTCGTGCAGCCCAACATCAACCTGAACTTCCTCGCCGATGAGCTTGACATCATTGCCTTGCGTGAGGGCATCAGGTTCACCTATGACGTTGTCACCAAGGGTGACGGCTTCAAGGACCTCGTGGTCAGCCAGTACCCCTGGGATATGCCTCTCGATTCGGACGAGTTGATGAGGACGTCTATTCAGGACCGCGTCCAGACGTCATTCCACCCATGCGGTACCGCCCGGCTGTCAAAGAACATTGACCAGGGTGTGGTCGACCCGAAGCTCAAGGTCCACGGGGTCAACAACCTCCGTGTCATCGATGCTTCGGTCACCCCCGTCATCCCTGACTGCCGCATCCAAAACCATGTCTACATGATCGGCGAAAAGGGCGCGGACATGATCAAGGATGACCACAAGGACCTTTTCAAGTAA
- a CDS encoding catalase — MADNYTTTNAGAPAPSDELSLSLGPDGPILLQDSYLIEQMAAFNRERVPERQPHAKGAGAFGRFEVTNDLSAYTKAAVFQPGATTEVFVRLATNAGERGSADTLRDTRGFSVKFYTTEGNLDIVGNNVPIFFIRDPIKFPQLIRSAKRRANNNCHDHNMQWDFWTLSPETAHLVTLVMGDRGIPKTFRHMNGYGLHAFSWINTAGEICWVKYHFKTNQGIQWLTQEDGDRLAGTDPDCCMRDLHEAIACGEYPSWSLKVQIMPFADAKTYRLNPFDVTKVWPHSDYPLIDLGTMTLDRNVTDHHTEVEQATFAPHDLVPGTGLSPDKLLLGRSFAYADAHRYRVGANHNQIPVNAPRCEVRSYSKDGQMRFVNSTDPVYAPNSVGGPKADPDRASEVRWSADGEMVRAAYTLRPDDDDWSQAGTLVREVMDDAARERLVHNVVHHVSDGVKEPVLSRVVEYWYNIDADIGKKIEDGIRAANLSR; from the coding sequence ATGGCGGATAACTACACCACGACGAATGCGGGTGCTCCAGCGCCGAGTGACGAACTATCGTTGTCATTGGGCCCCGATGGGCCAATCCTGTTGCAGGATTCCTACCTTATCGAGCAGATGGCTGCGTTCAATCGGGAGCGGGTGCCGGAGCGTCAGCCGCACGCCAAGGGGGCTGGTGCGTTCGGTCGTTTCGAGGTCACCAATGATCTGAGCGCCTACACGAAGGCCGCGGTGTTCCAACCGGGAGCTACGACCGAGGTGTTTGTGCGGCTCGCGACCAATGCCGGTGAGCGCGGCAGCGCCGACACCCTGCGGGACACCCGGGGATTTTCGGTGAAGTTCTACACCACCGAGGGCAACTTAGACATCGTCGGCAACAATGTGCCGATCTTTTTCATCCGCGATCCCATCAAGTTTCCGCAGTTGATCCGCTCGGCCAAGCGCCGCGCGAACAACAATTGCCACGACCACAACATGCAGTGGGATTTTTGGACGCTGTCGCCCGAGACGGCTCATCTGGTGACGCTGGTGATGGGGGACCGCGGTATTCCCAAGACATTTCGGCACATGAACGGCTACGGCCTGCACGCGTTTAGCTGGATCAACACCGCTGGGGAGATCTGTTGGGTCAAATACCACTTCAAGACAAATCAGGGCATCCAATGGTTGACCCAGGAAGACGGGGATCGGCTGGCCGGCACCGACCCGGACTGCTGCATGCGCGACCTGCATGAGGCGATCGCGTGCGGGGAGTATCCGAGCTGGTCGCTCAAGGTGCAGATCATGCCGTTCGCCGACGCCAAGACCTACCGGCTCAATCCGTTTGATGTGACCAAGGTGTGGCCGCATTCCGACTATCCGCTCATCGATCTGGGCACGATGACGCTGGACCGCAACGTCACCGATCACCACACCGAGGTGGAGCAGGCCACCTTCGCGCCCCACGACCTGGTGCCCGGCACCGGGCTAAGCCCGGACAAGCTGTTGCTGGGGCGCAGTTTCGCCTACGCCGATGCGCACCGCTACCGCGTCGGGGCCAACCACAACCAGATCCCGGTCAACGCCCCTAGGTGTGAGGTGCGCAGCTATTCCAAGGACGGGCAGATGCGCTTTGTCAACTCCACCGACCCGGTGTATGCCCCCAACTCCGTCGGTGGGCCGAAGGCCGATCCCGATCGGGCGTCCGAGGTGCGCTGGTCGGCCGATGGAGAGATGGTGCGCGCCGCCTACACGCTGCGGCCGGATGATGACGATTGGAGTCAGGCCGGCACCCTGGTGCGCGAGGTCATGGACGACGCGGCACGCGAGCGCCTGGTGCACAATGTCGTTCATCACGTCTCCGATGGCGTGAAAGAACCCGTGCTGTCCCGAGTCGTCGAATACTGGTACAACATCGACGCCGACATAGGCAAGAAAATCGAGGACGGTATCCGCGCAGCCAACCTGAGCCGGTAA
- a CDS encoding Dps family protein, whose protein sequence is MTTSVPSTRRDVNDVHMFQAPDSLPQNLQKVLVDLIELHLQSKQAHWNLVGTNFRDLHLQLDSIVDTARRASDTIAERMRALWVVPDGRSDTVAATTTVPAITPGELNTTETVDTITDRIYAVVDTMRTVHDDVGAADPSTADLLHAIIDALEKQAWMLKSENRKA, encoded by the coding sequence ATGACCACTTCAGTTCCGAGCACCCGTCGTGACGTCAACGATGTGCACATGTTCCAAGCTCCTGATAGCTTGCCGCAGAATCTGCAGAAGGTACTCGTGGACTTGATCGAGCTGCACCTCCAAAGCAAGCAAGCGCACTGGAACCTCGTCGGAACGAACTTCCGAGATCTGCACCTACAACTCGACAGCATCGTCGACACGGCACGCCGAGCCAGTGACACGATCGCCGAACGTATGCGGGCTCTTTGGGTCGTTCCGGACGGACGCTCCGACACGGTCGCGGCGACCACAACTGTCCCCGCCATAACACCAGGAGAGCTGAACACCACTGAAACGGTCGACACGATCACCGACCGGATCTATGCGGTGGTGGACACCATGCGCACAGTGCATGACGACGTGGGCGCCGCCGATCCGTCGACCGCTGACCTCTTACACGCCATCATTGATGCCCTGGAGAAGCAAGCCTGGATGCTTAAATCCGAAAACCGCAAAGCGTAA
- a CDS encoding NAD-dependent formate dehydrogenase, whose product MAKCVMVLYPDPVNGYPPKYARDSIPVIKSYPDGTSLPTPSKIDFTPGELLGCVSGALGLRKFFEENGHELVVTSDKDGPDSEFERELPDADIVISQPFWPAYITKERFAKAPKLKLALTAGIGSDHVDLDEAQKRGVTVAEETWSNSVSVAEHAVMQILALVRNFVPSHQWIVDGGWNIADCVERAYDVEGMDVGVIAAGRIGRAVLERMKPFGVHLHYFDVHRLSPEAEKELNVTYHPSVESLASSVDVVSIHSPLISQTHRMFNEKLLKKMRRGSYIVNTARAEETDQKAIVAALESGHLAGYAGDVWFPQPPPTDHPWRTMRNNAMTPHVSGTTLSAQARYAAGTREILEDWLAGKPIRSEYLIVEGGKFAGTGAKSYQQ is encoded by the coding sequence ATGGCGAAGTGTGTGATGGTTTTGTATCCCGATCCGGTCAACGGATACCCGCCGAAGTACGCTCGCGACAGCATCCCCGTGATCAAGAGCTACCCGGATGGGACGTCGTTGCCGACGCCGTCGAAGATCGACTTCACGCCCGGCGAACTGCTCGGCTGTGTATCGGGGGCGTTGGGATTGCGGAAGTTTTTCGAAGAGAACGGCCACGAGTTGGTGGTGACGTCGGACAAGGACGGTCCGGACTCAGAGTTCGAGCGGGAGCTGCCCGATGCCGACATCGTGATTTCTCAACCGTTTTGGCCTGCGTACATCACCAAAGAGCGGTTCGCCAAGGCGCCTAAACTCAAGCTGGCGCTCACCGCTGGCATCGGATCGGACCATGTGGATCTTGACGAAGCGCAAAAGCGCGGCGTCACCGTCGCCGAAGAAACCTGGAGCAACAGCGTCAGTGTCGCGGAGCACGCGGTGATGCAGATCCTGGCGTTAGTGCGGAACTTCGTCCCATCGCACCAATGGATAGTCGACGGTGGCTGGAACATTGCCGACTGTGTGGAGCGTGCCTACGACGTTGAAGGCATGGATGTCGGGGTGATCGCCGCCGGCCGCATAGGACGGGCCGTGCTGGAGCGCATGAAGCCGTTCGGAGTGCACCTGCATTACTTCGACGTTCATCGGTTGTCGCCCGAGGCGGAGAAGGAGCTCAACGTCACGTACCACCCCAGCGTGGAATCGCTGGCGAGCTCGGTAGATGTGGTGTCGATCCACTCACCGCTGATCTCGCAGACCCACCGCATGTTCAACGAGAAACTGCTGAAGAAAATGCGACGCGGCTCCTACATCGTCAACACCGCCCGGGCCGAGGAAACCGACCAGAAGGCGATCGTGGCGGCGCTGGAAAGCGGCCACCTCGCCGGCTACGCCGGTGACGTGTGGTTCCCCCAGCCGCCCCCGACGGACCACCCGTGGCGCACTATGCGCAACAACGCGATGACGCCGCACGTATCAGGCACCACCTTATCAGCGCAGGCGCGCTACGCCGCCGGCACCCGCGAAATCCTCGAAGACTGGTTGGCCGGCAAGCCCATCCGCTCGGAGTACTTGATCGTGGAGGGCGGAAAGTTCGCCGGCACCGGGGCGAAGTCCTACCAGCAGTAG